AAAGGTTTCGCTGTTTTCTGTGGTAATCCTAATGGGTTGACCGGATACCAAAAGTGCCTGGTTAATGATACTCACACGGCCGCCCTGGTAATCGACCGTAAAATCTACTCCTTCGGTCAGCGGCATTGTTCCTGCAAAAACCTTTACCGATCCTTCTGGAACATTAATGGCATTTAAGCTAAATTCAGAAGAGATATCAGACTGGTAATTTACCTTAATGGTATACCTGTTCTGGTTTTGAAATAACTGCTTGGCGATGGTTTGTGTTGAATCGTAAAGCGCTGTAAAAGTATATTTATTGATCAATGCCTGTTCGCTTGGCAAAAACTTTGCCGCCAGATCTTTACCAAATGGTTCAATTACAGGAAAAATAATCCTTCCATTTGCCGGATCGATAGTGATATAACCCGAATTGGTATTGGTAACCAACGAAGTTTGCCCATTGCTGCCAACACCGAACATACTGGCCTGATTGGCATTGCTTGCCGTAGAATAAGATCCAAACGCATTGTTTGCAGCCACAAAATCGAAAATCCCATCGGGTTTCCGCTCATTTTGCTGGTTCAATCGATCGAATTCGGTCAGGGCAATCCACTGCTTATTAGCAGTATTCTGACCTTCGGTCATTACGGGATTATCCACCCCGGTTTCGTTATCAATACGGTAAATATCCAGTTTAAAATTCTGACTGCTGATCTGGTACCCGCCAATAGAGTAAATATTTTTCATCATCAGATCCCACGTTGGCAGCTGGATCTTAGTGGTTTCGTTCTTTAATAATTTGGCATATAGCACTTTTGGGTTAGCAGCATCAAAAGAAACATCGGTAGAAAATTCACCCACCTGATACTCCACGCCGTTATAGGTATAACGGTATGCTACTGCTAAAACCTCGTCGGCATTTAGCGGGTTGTTTAACGATAAATAACCCAGTTGCGGCTGAAAAGTAAATTCGCGGTCTGTTAACTTCCTGGCATAAACCAATTTAGCAAAATTATCGGTATTACTGCTATTAGCTGGCGTTGTTTGGAAGAAAGAAAGAACGGCATTAGAATTTGTCTGTCTTATGGCACCACCCTGATAAGCGTTTAACTGCGAGATCAGGTTGTTTGATTGCTGTGGGAAACCTGTAGCGGTAGTTCCTGCCGGCAGGCCTGAAGTTCCACCGGTAATTAAATTATTGTTAAAAGGAATGTTTTCACCCAAATCCATCAAGCCCAGTACATCTCTGGAGTCGGTTGTATTTCCTGCTTTATTGGTAATCCAAACTTCAATTTTGGTAATCTGGATCGGAGAGGTAATGATGGGTGCGTTAGCCAGGTTCTTATTATAGTTATTTCTGAAATACTGCGACAGGAAATAGTGTTTATTTGCTTCGTAGCTATCAACATTCACGGTGGTAGTATTTTGCTGCGCCCCGTTGGTAATTTTAATTTCTCTCGATTGTGATTTTTGTTGGGTATAAACACTCGTTACGTTTAAACGCCCGAATTTTAGTTGCGTTTTTATACCAAAAAGTGCCTGTGTTCCAGTAATCAATGAGGTATTTAAAGGCAAGCTCACGTTACCAGCTTCTATTTTTTGAATAATATCGTCTACGCCACCTGTATAATCCAATTTGATTTGATTTTCAAAATCAAACTGTGCCTCCGTATTGTAATTACTTTTAATTTTTAGCTTGGTACCAATATTTCCAACGAGGTCCATCTGGATCCTTTGGTTAAAATCGAAATTTGTTTGCACCCTTTGCCTTTCGTTAAAAAGCGGGTTTTCATTTTTATTTACACGCCCTAAAAAAGTAAGTTCAGCCTCTCCACGGGGCTGAATGTCGATGGTTGTTCCACCGAATAATTTTTCGAAAGCCTTACTATTTACCTGAATCTGAGGGATTATACCAGTGCTTCTATAATCACTTACCTCTGCATTTGAAATACTGCGCCAGTTGCCTCGTTTTATCTCACTGTTCACCAATCGCTGGTATTCATCGATCGTTAAGTATTGCGTATTTAAAACAAATTTTTCGCCGATCAATTCCTTCACCACATAACGTTTGTTCTTAGCATCGTATTCTACAACACGTTTTAAATTATTGGGTGCCGGATAAAATGGATTAACAGCGGGACTGAGTCCTAAACGTTCTTTCTCGCGTAATCCAAAGTTATTTTTGGGGTAATAGTATCCGCTTTGCTTGGAACAACTTGAGAGAAAGTGTTTTGAGAAGCAATTAAAAAAAGAGGGATGAGAAACAGAAATGTAGATATTCTCTTCAAAGGCGTTAGATCTATAAAGTTTTCAAAGCTTGTTTAATTAAATGCTCTACCGAAAGGTTTCCCTCTGTCACTTTTAAAATCTGGTCTATAGTTTTTTCGGCGGTTTGTTTGGCGAATCCGAGCATTACCAATGCTGATAACGCTTCATCTTTAACAGTATTGTGTTGAGGCATAGAAATTAATGAATCTGCCCCTTCTTTTTTTAATTTATCCTGTAGTTCTAAAACCAGGCGTTGTGCGGTTTTTGCACCCAAACCCTTAATCCGTTGAATGAGCGGCAAATCTGCCTTAACAATTGCAGTTTGAATCTCAATAGGAGTAATGGACGATAAAATCATCCTGCCTGTATTCGGTCCGATACCCGATACCGAAATTAAATGTAAAAATAAACGGCGTTCGCCTTCATCAGCGAAGCCGTATAATGTATGTGCATCTTCTTTTACATGCAGCCAGGTATATAATTTGCACCTTTCTGCATCGCCTAAAGCGCTGTATGTATTTAAAGAAATGTTTATATGATAGCCTATACCTCCGGCTTCAACCACAACGTAAGCTGGGTTTTTGAATGTCAATCTACCATCAATATAGGCGTACATGTAATTCTACTTTTTAGTTGTTTTCCCAAATATACCTTTTCGTTTTGATGTTGCAATTTCTTCTTTTGCTTGCACATCTACAACAGCAATGGTAACCATATTGACGATTTCGCGTACAGAACTGCCTAACTGAACAATATGAACAGGTTTATTTAGTCCTAACAGGATCGGACCAACTGCTTCGGCACCACCAAGCTCTTGTAACAATTTGTATGCAATGTTTCCCGATTCCAGATTTGGGAACACTAAAGTGTTCGCTGGGGCATCAGCCAAAGTGCTAAATGGAAAATTATCTTGCAACAGTTCGTTGTTGATGGCAAAGTTCCCCTGCATTTCTCCATCAACCACAATTTCTGGATGATTTTTATGAAGAAGCCTCACCGTTTCTCTTACCTTATTTGGGGTTACCCCATCATTAGAACCAAAGTTTGAATACGATAATAAGGCAATGCGCGGTTTGATATTAAACTGTTTAACAGATTTATCGATCAACAGTGTGATATCTACCAACTCTTCTGCAGTTGGATCTACGTTTACTGTGGTATCGCCAAAGAAAACAGGGCCTTTTTTGGTCATCATCATGTACATACCTGCAACACGCTTAACGCCTGGCTCTACACCAATTACCTGTAGGGCAGGTTTAATGGTAGCGCCATAATTTTTGGTCAAGCCCGAAATCATGGCATCAGCCTCCCCAAATTCAACCATCGAAGCGCCATAATAGTTACGGTCTCTCAATAGCTTTGTAGCATCACGCATCGAAGAAACCCCCTTACGCTGGCGTTTTTTGAAAAGCGCTTCTGCATATTGCTGGGTTTTTTCAGGATTCTGCATCTGATCGATAATCTCTACACCCTCAAGCTCCAGCGCATGCTCATCAATAATGGCTTGTATCTTCTCTTTATTTCCCAAAAGAATAGGAATGGCAATATTCTCATCTTTTACAATCTGGGCAGCCTTTAAAATTTTATAATTATCAGCCTCTGCAAATACCACACGTTTAGGCTCCATTTTCGCTTTGGTAGTTACCGCCCTCATGATGGCATCATCCAAGCCCAAACGTTTTCTTAATTCTTCATTATAGGCATCCCAATCGGTAATGATTTTTCTGGCTACCCCACTTTCAATTGCAGCTTTTGCTACTGCAGTTGATACTTCGGTAATTAACCTAAAATCAACAGGTTTAGGGATGATATAATCCCGTCCAAATTTTAAGTTACGCGCATTGTAGGCTAGGTTAACTGCTTCGGGAACTGATTTTTTGGCCAGTTCGGCAATCGCCCTAACCGCAGCTATTTTCATGGCTTCGTTGATACTGGTTGCCCGAACATCAAGCGCCCCACGGAAAATATATGGGAAACCCAGTACATTGTTCACCTGATTAGGATAATCAGAACGGCCCGTAGCCATGATCAGATCTTTACGGGTTTTGATTGCCAGTTCATAGGCAATTTCAGGGTTTGGATTCGCCATTGCGAAAACAATTGGATTTTTGGCCATCCCCATTAACATATCTGGAGAAATGACGTTTGCCGCTGAAAGTCCGATAAAAACATCAGCCCCTTTCATTGCTTCTCCAATATTGGAAATCCCTTTTCTGGTGGTTGCAAAGCTCATGCGGATATCATCCAGATCGGTACGGTGGATATCAATTAATCCATTGATATCGAACATCACCAAATTCTCTTTTTTAACCCCTAAGCTCAGGTACATTTTAGAGCAGGAAACTGCAGCAGCACCTGCGCCGCTTACCACAACCTGGATTTTATCTATTTTCTTTTTTTGGATTTCGCAGGCATTCAATAATGCTGCACCAGAAATAATGGCTGTTCCATGCTGATCATCGTGCATCACAGGGATATTCATCTCCTGTTTTAAACGGCGCTCAATCTCGAAACACTCAGGGGCCTTAATATCTTCCAGATTGATCCCTCCGAAAGTTGGCTCCAGAGCTTTAACAATTTTTACAAAATCATCTACATTCTCGGTATCCAGCTCCAGATCGAATACATCGATGTCGGAGAATATTTTAAATAAAAGGCCTTTACCTTCCATTACCGGTTTACCCGCTTCGGGACCGATGTTGCCCAGTCCTAGAACGGCTGTTCCATTACTGATTACTGCAACTAAATTACCTTTGGCGGTATATTTATAAACATCCTCTGTATTGTTTGCTATTTTTAAACAAGGCTCTGCAACTCCTGGAGAGTATGCCAGGGTTAAATCCCTTTGCGATGTTGTTGGTTTAGTAGGTACTACTTGTATCTTTCCGGGGCGGCCTTGCGAGTGGTAATCCAGCGCATCTTGCTTTCTATTCGTATTACTCATTAAGTAACTTATTAGTGACGGCGCAAAGGTACAATTCTTTTTATGAGGCATAAAATAAAAAGCCGTTCAAAAAAGTTAAATATACCTTGGTCAATTTCAGCCCATAAGCATAATGAGTTGTATTTTCATACTGAAATTCAACTTATCATTATTGGTTTGAATAATTTTCAACTATGAAGATATTGAATTGCCTTGGCGACTTAGTATGGACTGACTTATGATTCAGAAATTAAAATTCAATACCTTTCTGGTACCCCTATTAAGAAGAAACTATCCCTTGCTAATCTTCAGCACCATTCCTGCCTGCAAACCTGCTTTTGATAAACGGTTGTCTCTTCTGATACTTTGAACGGTTGCACCGTCAAATTTCTCTGCAATTTCCGAAAGGGTATCGCCTGTTTTTACTTTGTAACTTAAAAACGATGATGGTGCTTTTAATGGCGTATGGGTTTTAGCATAGATCTTTAATCTTTGTCCGGGCACCAGGGTTTTGCTTTTTAGTCCGTTCCAAACCCTCAGATCCTGTACCTCCACACCGTATTTATCAGCCACCGCGGTCAGGTTCTGTCCGGCAGTAACCTTATGGTATACGATTGAGGATGTAGCTACACTTTTAGCTTTTTTCTTTCTTAAATCTCTTACATCATCAGTACTGGCAGCCACCA
The nucleotide sequence above comes from Pedobacter riviphilus. Encoded proteins:
- the ruvA gene encoding Holliday junction branch migration protein RuvA, producing MYAYIDGRLTFKNPAYVVVEAGGIGYHINISLNTYSALGDAERCKLYTWLHVKEDAHTLYGFADEGERRLFLHLISVSGIGPNTGRMILSSITPIEIQTAIVKADLPLIQRIKGLGAKTAQRLVLELQDKLKKEGADSLISMPQHNTVKDEALSALVMLGFAKQTAEKTIDQILKVTEGNLSVEHLIKQALKTL
- a CDS encoding NADP-dependent malic enzyme; amino-acid sequence: MSNTNRKQDALDYHSQGRPGKIQVVPTKPTTSQRDLTLAYSPGVAEPCLKIANNTEDVYKYTAKGNLVAVISNGTAVLGLGNIGPEAGKPVMEGKGLLFKIFSDIDVFDLELDTENVDDFVKIVKALEPTFGGINLEDIKAPECFEIERRLKQEMNIPVMHDDQHGTAIISGAALLNACEIQKKKIDKIQVVVSGAGAAAVSCSKMYLSLGVKKENLVMFDINGLIDIHRTDLDDIRMSFATTRKGISNIGEAMKGADVFIGLSAANVISPDMLMGMAKNPIVFAMANPNPEIAYELAIKTRKDLIMATGRSDYPNQVNNVLGFPYIFRGALDVRATSINEAMKIAAVRAIAELAKKSVPEAVNLAYNARNLKFGRDYIIPKPVDFRLITEVSTAVAKAAIESGVARKIITDWDAYNEELRKRLGLDDAIMRAVTTKAKMEPKRVVFAEADNYKILKAAQIVKDENIAIPILLGNKEKIQAIIDEHALELEGVEIIDQMQNPEKTQQYAEALFKKRQRKGVSSMRDATKLLRDRNYYGASMVEFGEADAMISGLTKNYGATIKPALQVIGVEPGVKRVAGMYMMMTKKGPVFFGDTTVNVDPTAEELVDITLLIDKSVKQFNIKPRIALLSYSNFGSNDGVTPNKVRETVRLLHKNHPEIVVDGEMQGNFAINNELLQDNFPFSTLADAPANTLVFPNLESGNIAYKLLQELGGAEAVGPILLGLNKPVHIVQLGSSVREIVNMVTIAVVDVQAKEEIATSKRKGIFGKTTKK